Proteins encoded together in one Rana temporaria chromosome 6, aRanTem1.1, whole genome shotgun sequence window:
- the LOC120942765 gene encoding taste receptor type 2 member 41-like has translation MMSPDDLSIVVSSVLGLVLAIPSNTCIVMGYLDIIRKKGKLSPSDVIFLGKGIVNILLQCVLSIEGMIHVLCRVLRSVKELTEFMNTSIFILFYYNFWLTFWLSAHYCTSITNLSYGFFIWIKRIVSNFLSHLLFLTALGVFIVRVPGFLAINAESIPSSENRTEDSGKTFHKMFSYVVPANTLGCILPFSLSLLCLVLTFSFLLRHVWRVKNNDSGSTRPNLQAHVTALRTIFFLLLISAFFCVSQVDIFFQNSSEFQAVSWNLQILSPSVEAAIIFQASNKLRRIILRRFWTRSRRNTET, from the coding sequence ATGATGTCTCCAGATGACTTATCCATTGTAGTTTCTTCAGTCTTGGGACTGGTCTTGGCAATACCTTCTAACACTTGTATTGTGATGGGTTATCTGGACATCATCAGAAAGAAAGGGAAGTTGAGTCCCTCCGATGTGATCTTTCTGGGGAAGGGAATTGTGAATattctcctccagtgtgtgctgaGTATAGAGGGCATGATCCATGTCTTGTGTCGGGTGTTAAGATCTGTTAAAGAATTAACTGAATTTATGAACACATCAATTTTCATCCTATTTTATTACAACTTCTGGTTGACCTTCTGGCTCTCGGCTCATTACTGTACCAGCATCACCAATCTCAGCTATGGGTTCTTCATCTGGATAAAGAGAATTGTGTCCAATTTCCTGAGTCACCTTCTATTCCTGACAGCACTTGGGGTGTTCATAGTGAGAGTCCCGGGCTTCTTAGCTATCAATGCAGAAAGTATCCCATCTTCTGAGAACAGAACAGAAGACTCTGGTAAAACTTTCCATAAAATGTTTTCCTATGTTGTGCCTGCAAACACCCTAGGCTGCATTCTTCCATTCTCTCTTAGTCTTCTGTGTCTGGTCCTCACTTTCTCCTTTCTGCTCAGACACGTCTGGAGGGTGAAGAATAACGACTCGGGATCAACACGTCCAAATCTTCAGGCTCATGTCACGGCACTGAGGACAATCTTCTTCTTACTTCTCATTTCTGCATTTTTCTGTGTGTCTCAagtggacattttttttcaaaattcctcAGAATTTCAAGCAGTCAGTTGGAATTTACAAATATTATCCCCATCGGTGGAGGCCGCCATCATTTTCCaggccagcaacaagctgagaagGATCATTCTGAGAAGATTCTGGACCAGAAGCCGGAGAAACACAGAGACTTAA